AAGAGCTTGAAACTTACATCGTGAtcacatatatgtatattgtTTTCAATACTGGCCATCTGTGTCCTTGTTCgtagattttttaaaaacaacaacaacaacaacaacaaaaaaacattttgtctgtAGCATCTCCCTGTGTTGTGTATTCAGTTAGTATCATTACCTAGAAAGTAACgaaggtattttttttaaagaaacttatGAGTGGAAATCTGACCAGGAAGTTAATTGAATTATGTTACTTTGCAAAGCTAAGAAAACTGGatatctttgaaaataattctctAAAAGCCTTATCTTTACTTTGGTCAGGTTGCCTTAAACAGTTCCTTAGCTTAAAcgttttgcttctttttctaaCTTGTTGCAGAAGACGTTGCTGTGTTGCCAAGGTTTCATACCTTGCCCCACATCTAATCTTCATTGATTTGCTTTTGAGGTTGCATCTAAAGCAAGACTGACATGGAGGAGAAAAGTAATACTGGATTTGGTAGGCCAAAGGAATCGGTTGCACTTCTAGAGCAGTTACACTCCTCTATTGCAGTTCCTGAAGGAGAGGAGagactttatttttctaaaatgtagGTGTGTTGCAGATAGTACGCTGTCAGCTTTTCTGTTCCATTTAATCAGTAATATTGAATCACAAAGGAGTGTTCAACCTTTTTTGAATTGGTCTATCCAAATAAGTATTGAATAGAGAACAATATATTGTCTGTATATACATAGCAAATTCCTAGAATCCAATGATAATTTTCAAGAAAGGTCTTCAGTATACTTGAAATCTTATTTTGTCCTACCTTTTAATATTTTGTGTCAGAGACACAGTCCAGTCTGAGTAAATAGATAGAAACATTGCATTTAATGGCAAAATTCCATTCAAACACTGCTTAAGTATGCCATGAGCCTAGGCTATTCAGGACACAAAGCACCTGCATGTGATTGGTGTTGGGATGTCTGGGGTCTACAAACGTTGGAGGTAGCTAGCAAATTGTAGTAAACTTGATTACAAGGCCTGTTCTGCTCACTGGGCCAAGAGCGAGTCCAAAAAGACACCATATATTCCTGTAAAGGTTTAACTCTGTGCAAGTTGCAGCTTTTCTGTGGATTTAGCAAAACATCACTGAAATGGAACCATCggtttctgtaattttttctccctccataGGAGAATCTTCTGCTTTATAAATGTCACGTTTGTTTTTTATGTTAGATTGTGCCTGTGATGAGAAAAATTTCAACTGTATTTTGTGCAAACTGATACGTTTTTATACTTTGGAACTCGGAGGCATGGTCTAATAGCAATAATAGAATATGCATCTTGCTAGTTAACATGTTAAGAATATCTTTACTGAGTCAGGtattttttgttgatgttgatGGAGTTTTTATCTCAATATGACTCATTTCAAATAACTAGAATTTATAGATGTCACAAAGTGGCATATTTATTGTGACGTACTGTAAATGTTGTTAATTTACAGAACTTGCACTTTTATATTTCTgagtaaaattaaaagaaacgTGGACATGCGTTTTGTTCCCTGGCTCCTTGAATTTGTCTTTCAAATTGGTGGCCTCCTCAACAAGGTGGTGTTGAGTACTGGAAAATCTTCTGGGATGTCAAGTGACTCTGTAAGAAAGCTTTCTAGTCAGTAATTACCTCAGCTTCTGCTCTTCCAGTATAATTTCAGTCTCCTGGTTTAGAAAGTGAGTTACATGTGTCATGTTGAGATCAACCACAGAACGAATGAGATTTTACATACTTCTAAGAAAACGCCAACACAGGTGTGTTTGTTGTATCCCTACACTTTGGAAAAACGCTTCTAAGTTACTCTGAAGCAAACCCTTTAATTTCTCCTGTCTCTGGTTGTTTTCTATTCCAGCTATgctttattctgaaataaaattcccCAAATGTGGTACTGAATTGCTTTTCAGTTTACAGCAGTCTGATTGTTTTCCCAATATCTGATCGTGTTCTTGCTTCCAAGCTGCATTGTAGCTATCTGAAAGTTGAACAGTAAGTATTACAGTGGTGTAGAGCTGTATGTGGTTTTACAAGGGTGATGTTAGAACTTTTCAGTGGAGTAAAAGCAGAGTATCACATGTGAGACTTGAATTCCTTTTCCAGCCATTACTAAATACTCACTCATATTAACAGTGGTAGCAATCATTGCGTGAAGAATTATGCAGTCGCAAAAACGTAAGATTAAAGCTAATATTAAGAAGTTATATTTTTAGCTGTCTTTGAAGGGGATTGGACAGCAACTGGAATCTGAATATGCATGAGCATGCTCGTCATTGGATCAGCAGAGGTTCTAGAGGCAGTCTGTAACGTAAGTGGTAGACTACACTGAGCTTTGGGAGTAAGCTGAACAGATACATTGCCTCTACTTTGTCATCCTGACAGCTGTCAAACAAAACTCTGCTAATGAGAGTTTTTGTAGATGTTTATACAACATTGTCTTTCATCCTGATGTTTTGAGGTGAGGAGAAAAGGCTTCAGAAACCAGCCTTCTGCAAGTCTTTTGAGATAAGGTGGGATTATACAAGGATACGAGTTCCACTTCAAGCTCTCTGGAGTTAAATACTGAGCTGCTCCtatttcactgtgtttttattcttttaacaAGTTTGGGATCCAGTGCAGGTCACCAGAGTAGGTAGTGTTGCTTCATGCTCCTGCTCAGAATCTTTGCCTTTTCACCCAAGATTTTCACGACCTACTTAGTCCCTGTATTTTAACCAGTGTTTTAGCCACAGACAGTTCTATTCACATTCAGTTTTCTTATTACCCCAAACTTTTTGATTGCtgctttttccaaaatattgtCTATCTTCCGACGTGACTTCTTCCAAGACAGAGTTCCAGtggtgaagaggaagaaagagagattGTTAGACTCGGTTGAGCAAGAAACATTTGCATAACACCTACCCCTGTTTTGTTCAGAGCAGTGTGTTTAACatactgggggaaaaaataactttccTTCTAACCAGTGTGATTTATCTTctgtaaattatatttaatgaaaagttaatgaacaaactgatttctttttcttctcaaagcaTAAAGCTTGTCTGGGGAACCGTAAGTCACTGAACTTGTGTCTATTAATTAGTCTCTAGCTCACGTAAGACTTTAACATTGTCTAGAAGCTGCCACTTCTGTATCTGGGTCAAAGGCTGGTGGGACGAGGTGACTATCTCCAGTTAGGCTGACATGCTCCCAGCATTGGGCCAAAGGCCGATGTGTTTTAGTAGAGCAGCTGGTACTGTTCTTAAGATGGCTTCCAAAAATAGCATTCAAGTTCCAGTACAGTGATTCGGTTCCcagtcagtttttttttttcctgtaagttcctatgctgtgcttgtttgttAGTGACTGAagcttttataaatatttaggCTGGATTATGCTTCTGCTTGGTGAGCTCTAATTATACTTTTCCCTGTTTTTATAATATCTGTATCTAAATGTCTCCAGGGCTTTTATTGTGCAGTTTCACAGACCCAGAGTTCTGACAGTTTTCAGAAGGATGTCAATAGGTATGATGCATGGGAACTGTGACATCACactctgctcagccctgggcaggggaggctgcagcagaagcaggtACCAGGGTGATGTGGGGATGGCAGGTGTGCCCTGAAAAGCCTTGATTTAAGGTAATTGTCTTTTGTCATGTCAtgggggaggaagaagaggttGTTTTGGTGATGTTGgtgtttttctgtctgttttggaAAAGGGGTGTTTTTTGAATTACCATTACGGTTTCCTAGCTTGCTGGCCATTCAGACTTCTGCTACATAAAAACCCAGAGGAGGGGTTGTCAATGATTGGGCCCTTTTAGGGAAAGTGGCATTGGGAAGCATTGGAAAAAGGTTTGTGGTGGCCTAGGCCACTGCCATGGTGCTGCTGGAATCCTACAGGGATGTGCAGGTGCTCAGCTCAGGCATTTTCTTGCTGCAGATGAGAAGCTGTGAGCCGGCCTCAGTGTGTGACAATGGAGCTTCCAGACAATGTTCTGAGCTGCCTCAAGACTTTGCTTGAGGGTGTGAGCAGAGCTGTCATAAAACAGAAACCAGAAGACATTGCTGGGTTTTTAGCTTCCTATTTCCAAGAGTTCATTGACTTCCAAAAAGGTTTGTTTGTACCAATCCTTACCTGAATAGCGTAAGCTCTTCGAGTGCATATTTAACTCCAGCTTAAtttgtgcttctgttttcagagaatcCAGATTTGGTTTTAACAGAAGTGATTGAAAAATTTGATCTCAAGCGGGGTAAGATAATTGTTGTCTGTTCTTCTAGGGTATTTTCAGATGATGTTCCAACATGAGTGGGTGCAAGTAGTTTTCACTTACGTGGGCTGCATCTCAACTGTACCCAGATCTGTGAAAGAGGCACAGAAGCTCTGTGCAGTGGGTGAGAACATAGTCACCACTGCACGGTTAGGAATACAGTTAAGGAGCCCATGATTTTGAAGTGGTACCAGTGCtttctgagttttctttccccttcctaATAGGAAGCAACAAATTTCCTCTCAGGAAGCTTCATAAATGTGCTGTAGAACATCTGATTGACTAGACTGTTATCAATCTTTActtaaatgaaaacagttgCTAATGCATTGCcattatgtgtttgttttctgccttttattttttattatttatttatttattactttacAGAAACTTGGAATGGGGAACTGGAAGAGAAGACATCAAATTGTGATGAGGCTCTGCTTCTTACTGAGTCCCAGAGAAAGGAATCGTGTACTGACAGAGAGGAAGATCATCATCTTGAAGACCTCACTTCACGTAGCTCCAGAGTAACTCTGTGCCCATCACCAACCAGTTCCATTCCAGAAAGCACAAACCCCACTGGACCTGATGGAGCTTTATCCCCTGAGGGATCTGAACTTGAGCGTGTGCCTTCTGACCCtgcacagctccctgcccaTGTGGAAGATAGCAGTGGTTCTGTTTGTCTTGTGAGGGATGTGGCAACCACTGTGCAGACTCTTCAGGAAGATGTTTCTGCTGCCTCAGCAGCTGAGGCTTCCAAGTCACAACTAGGAATGCAACCTTGGTCCTCCATCAGTGGAGATCTAGGACCCTCAGACACCCAGATCCTTGTCTTATCAACTGATACAAATCAGGTTTCCTCAGTCCTCCTGCAGGAAGGACTCTCATCTCTTCCACAACCACCACCTCCTAAAGAAGAGTTGCACGCTGTGCCTGCCTGTAGTGCAGCTGAGGCCATCTCAACCACTGATAAAATGATAATGGATGCAGAGGTTCCTTCCTACACACAGCAGTTTCCAGATAAAATAATCATTTCCTTTAGTGGACAAGCTCTTTCTTCTGTAAAGCTGTCATTAAATGCAGGCCAGGTCTCATGGCTGGTTGCTAATGATGCAGCGTATCAGCCTGAGCAAATGGAAGGCATAGCACCGATGGAATCAGCTGAGCAAGCCTGCTGCTTCAGGTAAGAAAGCGTGGGTCCTTGTcatcttcccagcccttcagcTTCATTAAATGGAAAAGCACCTTCATCGGTGCAACACACGGCGGCAATGGCTTCTAAGAAACTGCTGTATGAATGCCAGCTGCTTGGCCCCAGTGCACGTGTGTTACAGCTCTCTGCAATCTGTCAAGAAATGGGACTAGCTCTGGGCAACGTCCTGCATTCCCTTGGGTAAATACAGATAAGAGTGATGGGAAGGGGGCCCTTGATCCCTAATAGTTTTGCTCAAAACAAGGCATATTTCTGAAACAGATACTGGTGTACTGAGATGTAATACATCTGCACTATTGCTAAAGATGTAACAGGTTTTGATTACTTTCTTGAATGATATCCTGTTCCAGCACTAATGTGAGGTTTACCACTTANNNNNNNNNNNNNNNNNNNNNNNNNNNNNNNNNNNNNNNNNNNNNNNNNNNNNNNNNNNNNNNNNNNNNNNNNNNNNNNNNNNNNNNNNNNNNNNNNNNNAATGGTGGTGGGTGCCTGTGCTGTCTTGGTGAGTCTGGTGAGTTTCTGCAGCTGGACCAAGGGGGCCAATTGGTTTGCAGCCATGAAGAAAACTGGTGCTCATGTTTCCTGGTGGGGCCCTCACCAGCAGCCCTTCTCTGTGCTAATTTGCCCAGCTCAGCCCTTGCCCAGCTGGAGAAACAGTCCAAGGTGGAGCTCTCCAGTCCCAGGTCTCCTGGTTTTGTGGAATCAGCCCCAGCCATGTCCCACCACAGCTGTGAGGTATCAGCAAAGAATGGTGTAGGGGAGAACTGAGCTTAGGCAGactgtaaatgaaaaatactggCTTATTAACAAATGCTTTGGGGGAAGTTTAACAGTCCCAATTTCAAAAATACAAGTCAAATAGGTGAGTTCTCAAATGCTTGCTCAGCAGAACCTCTTGACCATAAGTAACTTTGCTTTTCTAGGCTGCAGCTATGGCAGCCGTGTACAAAACTGCCTTGCTATCCCTGATCTCTAACATGCTTGCTTCTACCAAGTGCAGCTATGCTTGATTTAGATATAAGGACTTGCAGTATGACTGGAATTCACTGTTTCTGCTACTAGCCGCCTTGCCTTTTTATTATTGTAGCTGTGGCATCAAGTGGAGCAGGACAACCACCACCATTTTCTAATGTATGGATCCTCTCTTGTCTAACTTGAGGTCAAAAAACTGCCATAAGCACCTGCTTCAATTTATGCaatgcaagaagaaagaaaaagggaaaatgctgCACCTTTCCTTTTCGTGGGCTCTACTGTTAAGTAACATCCCCAGGACTGTAAATCTATTTCCAGCCGTGTCTTTGCACAGCAAGATGCAGATGCTAGGAGGCTCACTGTAGCCCCAGTCCTGGTAGCCAGCCCagctgatgagaaaaaaagctatgataagttctgcagagaaaactGCTGCTGTATCATTCCTCTGGATGATGTATGGCTGCAAAAAAAGGCTGACAAGCCAGGGCTGAGCACACAGGTATAAATGTCCTTGCAGAAAGTTAGAGTAGTGCAGCACAGACTGTCACTACATCAGGCACCAGTCTCAGAGTATTAAtgagtagaaaaagaaaaatccattcttatgaaacaaaaatccctcaaaAGAAAACCTGATGTTGAGTAGAGGTTTTCTTCTTAATTCTTCTGGGGAAGGCAGGAActaaatgctttgtttttcctagaGTGGAATGTTCCATTTTGGATGACATGCTGAAGAACTGACACAACAACTCTCAAAATCACTTAACAGCTGGGCAACTTTGAGGGTAAGACTTGAAATGCTGGCCACAGTGAAGACCTGAGTGCAGAAGCGATGAGGTATCCAATTTTTGCCCACACCATAAGAACCAGGCAAAgcacagaccaaaaaaaaaaagcatttctcctcttctgtgCAGATGTCTCCATCACCACTGCCCTACCTGGGTAATTCTAGTTGcacacagaataaaaacagaaagcatctcACTGCCTTTGTAGCTGTTCTGCTAGTGCACACTCAAAATGAATGCTTTGCCCCAGCTCCTATTGTGAGGAAGAGGTCACTGAAGCACACTATCCCGCGTGACTGCAGCAACTTTGGGAGGCCTGCTCAGAAGGGGTCACCACTGTCAAACACCATTCACTTTAGACTAGATGCAAGAAGTTTTGAAGCCTTTATTTAGTAGCAATTAAATTATTCAATTAACACTAACCTCCAGACAGCAGTTAAAATATTGTACAAGGAACAGCTCGCCCTCTAGAAGCTCTGTACACAGTTCAGTGTAAACTTACACTCTAAGATTGAATGCACCCCACTGAAAAGGGGTAAAGCAGCTGTGCACAGGAGGCCTCGCTGAAGTGCCTTCCTACCTCTGAGATGCACAAGGCTTCCAGGCAGCCTGCACTGTGCAGACAGTCCCACCGGGTCCCAGACTGATCCACTTCTTGCCTGTTTGCAGTGGTGCTGGGCACCAGAACTCATAGTGCATTGAACAGATTCTTTTCAAACCTGTTATTAGTGTGCAGTTGAAATCCAATCCATAGGTGTTCAAATGGCTCTTAATTCCTTAAACCATAAGGCTTGTAGCAAAAAAAGGAGAGCGAAATTCAAAACACACTGCACAAAATATTGAATAAATACCTCTGAGTAACGTCACCAGCTTAAACAACTGCATGAAGGCTCCAGAGATGGGCACGCTTCTGGGAGCTCTGACCAGAGCTCAGGATTCAAGGGAGTTacttcattaaaagaaaagtcGCTTTATGAAAAATTGCCTCTGTACAAAAGTGACACACCCTCCTTTGCTTGAAGAACAGAATATTGCAATGACTTTGTGTGCTTTTAGACATTCCCATGtcataataaataaaaccagTTTTGCTTGTGCCAATGTTATGTATGAAAGAAGGCATTCACAGAACAGCCAAGGTGTTCCGTTCCTCATACACCACAACCTAATATAGGTGTATTCAGCAAACCAGGCAGCTGTACATCTTGGTGACTTGCTGACTTTGTCCACGTAGGACCCACCGCCAGCCAGAAAAGTTCATCCCCTACCTAAGGGACCGCAGTCA
The DNA window shown above is from Meleagris gallopavo isolate NT-WF06-2002-E0010 breed Aviagen turkey brand Nicholas breeding stock chromosome 3, Turkey_5.1, whole genome shotgun sequence and carries:
- the CABYR gene encoding calcium-binding tyrosine phosphorylation-regulated protein, whose translation is MELPDNVLSCLKTLLEGVSRAVIKQKPEDIAGFLASYFQEFIDFQKENPDLVLTEVIEKFDLKRETWNGELEEKTSNCDEALLLTESQRKESCTDREEDHHLEDLTSRSSRVTLCPSPTSSIPESTNPTGPDGALSPEGSELERVPSDPAQLPAHVEDSSGSVCLVRDVATTVQTLQEDVSAASAAEASKSQLGMQPWSSISGDLGPSDTQILVLSTDTNQVSSVLLQEGLSSLPQPPPPKEELHAVPACSAAEAISTTDKMIMDAEVPSYTQQFPDKIIISFSGQALSSVKLSLNAGQVSWLVANDAAYQPEQMEGIAPMESAEQACCFRVECSILDDMLKN